In the Bordetella genomosp. 10 genome, one interval contains:
- a CDS encoding LysR family transcriptional regulator, protein MLDLNEFLTFSAIADTKSFSRAAEKLGISKALASKHVADLEQSLGVRLLHRTTRKLGLTPAGELFHERCRQLIAHAEDARHEIEQFRSAPGGRIRISSAMAFGRRHLLPVVARFLARYPEVSIDVDLSQQFPDLVTGGADVVIRQADEPVLLSLVARRLAPMRMVACASPAYLARHPAPRTPADLAAHNCLVYFADARGEWRFQGPEGECAVKPKGNFRANSADAVVEAALADLGIAVAPTFAAGEALRDGRLRRVLPDYRLPERTLYAAYLPNPTMAHCTKLFVDFLVAQFGDRPYWD, encoded by the coding sequence ATGCTCGATTTGAACGAATTCCTGACGTTTTCGGCCATCGCCGACACCAAGAGTTTTTCCCGGGCGGCGGAGAAACTGGGCATCTCCAAGGCGCTGGCGAGCAAGCACGTGGCCGACCTGGAGCAGTCGCTGGGCGTCAGGCTGTTGCACCGCACGACCCGCAAGCTCGGGCTGACCCCGGCCGGCGAGCTGTTTCACGAGCGCTGCCGCCAGTTGATCGCCCACGCGGAGGACGCCCGCCACGAGATCGAGCAATTCCGCAGCGCGCCCGGCGGCCGCATCCGCATCAGTTCCGCCATGGCGTTCGGGCGGCGCCATCTGCTGCCGGTTGTCGCGCGTTTCCTGGCGCGCTATCCCGAGGTGTCGATCGACGTCGACCTGAGCCAGCAGTTTCCCGACCTCGTCACCGGCGGCGCCGACGTCGTCATCCGCCAGGCCGACGAACCGGTGCTGCTCTCGCTGGTCGCCCGGCGGCTGGCGCCGATGCGCATGGTGGCCTGCGCCAGCCCGGCCTACCTGGCGCGCCATCCCGCGCCGCGCACGCCGGCGGACCTGGCGGCGCACAATTGCCTGGTCTATTTCGCCGACGCGCGCGGGGAATGGCGCTTCCAGGGGCCCGAGGGCGAGTGCGCGGTCAAGCCGAAGGGGAATTTCAGGGCCAACAGCGCCGACGCCGTGGTGGAGGCCGCGCTGGCAGACCTGGGCATCGCGGTAGCGCCGACCTTCGCGGCCGGCGAGGCCTTGCGCGACGGCAGGCTGCGGCGCGTGCTGCCGGACTATCGCCTGCCGGAGCGCACGCTCTACGCCGCCTACCTGCCCAACCCGACCATGGCGCACTGCACCAAGCTGTTCGTCGACTTCCTGGTGGCGCAATTCGGCGATCGCCCGTATTGGGATTGA
- a CDS encoding MFS transporter: MSPTSPMDRPSPAGHPPPAPASGETGTGPAPGSITSDIPARLDRLPWSGWHWRVTIALGVAWVLDGLEVTLVGSIGGVLERADTLALSATQVGWAGSLYIAGAVVGALGFGRLADRLGRKTLFMMTLAIYMAATLATAFSPDFLFFAVCRFATGLGIGGEYAAINSAIDELIPARVRGRVNLAINGSFWLGAALGAGLSLLLLDPRVLGPELGWRAGFGLGAVLALAILLVRRDVPESPRWLLSHGRGEEAHRIIDAIEARVRAQHGELPPAQGSITFRRRAGGGLREVARVLLQRYRRRSAVALALMVSQAFFYNAIFFTYALALTRYMGVSEERVALYVFPFALGNVLGPLVLGPLFDRVGRRRMIAATYACSGVALAITAWVFVRGWLGADGLALCWSAVFFLASAAASSAYLTVSEVFPLETRALAISIFYAVGTGVGGVIGPALFGHLIESGSRADLAAGYLAAAVLVIGAGLLALRHGVDAERKPLEEIATPLGAE; encoded by the coding sequence ATGTCCCCTACTTCCCCCATGGATCGTCCCTCTCCCGCCGGCCATCCCCCGCCGGCCCCCGCGTCCGGCGAGACAGGCACCGGCCCGGCGCCGGGCAGCATCACCAGCGATATCCCCGCCCGCCTCGACCGCCTGCCCTGGTCGGGCTGGCATTGGCGCGTCACCATCGCGCTGGGCGTGGCCTGGGTGCTGGACGGCCTGGAAGTGACGCTGGTCGGCTCCATCGGCGGCGTGCTGGAACGCGCCGACACGCTGGCGCTGTCGGCCACCCAGGTCGGCTGGGCCGGCTCGCTGTATATCGCCGGCGCGGTGGTGGGCGCCCTGGGGTTCGGGCGGCTGGCCGACCGGCTGGGCCGCAAGACGCTGTTCATGATGACGCTGGCCATCTATATGGCGGCGACGCTGGCGACGGCGTTTTCACCGGATTTCCTCTTTTTCGCCGTCTGCCGTTTCGCCACCGGCCTGGGCATCGGCGGCGAGTACGCCGCCATCAATTCCGCCATCGACGAGCTGATCCCGGCCCGCGTGCGCGGCCGCGTCAACCTGGCCATCAACGGCAGTTTCTGGCTGGGCGCCGCGCTGGGCGCCGGCCTCAGCCTGCTGCTGCTGGATCCCCGCGTCCTGGGCCCCGAACTGGGCTGGCGCGCGGGCTTCGGCCTGGGCGCGGTGCTCGCCCTGGCCATCCTGCTGGTCAGGCGCGACGTGCCGGAAAGCCCGCGCTGGCTGCTTTCGCATGGCCGCGGCGAGGAAGCCCACCGCATCATCGACGCCATCGAGGCGCGCGTCCGGGCCCAGCATGGCGAGCTGCCGCCGGCGCAAGGCAGCATCACCTTCCGCCGCCGCGCCGGCGGCGGCCTGCGCGAGGTCGCGCGCGTCCTGCTGCAGCGGTATCGCCGCCGCAGCGCGGTGGCGCTGGCGCTGATGGTGTCGCAGGCCTTCTTCTACAACGCCATCTTCTTCACCTACGCGCTGGCCTTGACCCGCTATATGGGCGTGTCCGAGGAAAGGGTGGCGCTGTACGTGTTTCCCTTCGCGCTGGGCAACGTGCTGGGCCCGCTGGTGCTGGGCCCCCTGTTCGACCGGGTGGGACGGCGGCGCATGATCGCGGCGACCTACGCCTGTTCGGGCGTGGCGCTGGCGATCACCGCCTGGGTGTTCGTGCGCGGCTGGCTGGGCGCCGATGGCCTGGCGCTGTGCTGGTCGGCGGTGTTCTTCCTGGCCTCGGCGGCCGCCAGCTCGGCCTACCTGACCGTCAGCGAGGTCTTTCCGCTGGAAACGCGCGCGCTGGCGATCTCGATTTTCTATGCCGTGGGCACGGGCGTCGGCGGGGTGATCGGGCCGGCCCTGTTCGGCCACCTGATCGAAAGCGGCAGCCGGGCGGACCTGGCGGCCGGCTACCTGGCCGCCGCCGTGCTGGTCATCGGCGCGGGCTTGCTGGCCTTGCGCCACGGGGTGGATGCGGAGCGCAAGCCCCTGGAGGAGATCGCCACCCCGCTGGGCGCGGAATAG
- a CDS encoding I78 family peptidase inhibitor, with amino-acid sequence MNWKFAAVFLLVGLTACAHNDNIASTSGSASSASSPSSPSGGSAAPDSGSYGSGSAYSGGSYGGSATGGAAANCDAQPVQNLIGKTLTNETTEQARTGSNSAKVRVLKPGQVMTMEYDPTRINLITDKNNALTALRCG; translated from the coding sequence ATGAACTGGAAGTTCGCCGCCGTTTTCCTTCTCGTCGGGCTCACCGCCTGCGCCCACAACGACAATATCGCGTCGACCAGCGGGTCGGCCTCCAGCGCCAGTAGCCCCAGTAGCCCGAGTGGCGGCAGCGCCGCGCCCGACAGCGGCAGCTATGGGAGCGGCAGCGCCTACAGCGGCGGCAGCTATGGCGGCTCCGCCACCGGCGGCGCGGCCGCCAATTGCGACGCCCAGCCGGTGCAGAACCTGATCGGCAAGACGCTCACCAACGAAACGACGGAACAGGCGCGCACGGGATCGAATTCGGCCAAGGTGCGGGTGCTCAAGCCCGGCCAGGTCATGACCATGGAATACGACCCTACCCGCATCAACCTGATCACCGACAAGAACAACGCGCTGACCGCCCTGCGCTGCGGCTGA
- a CDS encoding 2OG-Fe(II) oxygenase: MLARELDARGCAIVDGLLPRADCDALSAAYDDGGAPGQPRYRSRIVMQRHGFGRGEYQYFAYPLPDLVAALRHALYPRLARIANAWSARLGTDLRYPAAHADFLRACHAAGQTRPTPLILRYDVGDYNCLHQDLYGEHVFPLQVAILLSEPGRDFEGGEFVLTEQRPRQQSRVEVVDLRQGDAVVFAVNERPMPGARGDYRVKLRHGVSRLRAGRRHTLGIIFHDAA; the protein is encoded by the coding sequence ATGCTGGCGCGCGAGCTCGACGCGCGCGGCTGCGCGATCGTCGACGGCCTGCTGCCGCGCGCGGACTGCGATGCGCTGAGCGCCGCCTACGACGACGGCGGCGCGCCCGGCCAGCCGCGCTATCGCAGCCGCATCGTCATGCAGCGGCACGGGTTCGGGCGCGGGGAATACCAGTACTTCGCCTATCCGCTGCCGGACCTGGTGGCGGCGCTGCGCCACGCGCTCTATCCACGTCTGGCGCGGATCGCCAATGCCTGGAGCGCCCGCCTGGGCACCGACCTGCGCTACCCGGCCGCCCACGCCGATTTCCTGCGCGCCTGCCATGCCGCGGGCCAGACCCGGCCGACGCCGCTGATCCTGCGCTACGACGTCGGCGACTACAACTGCCTGCACCAGGATCTCTACGGCGAGCACGTCTTTCCCTTGCAGGTGGCGATACTGCTGTCCGAACCGGGCCGCGATTTCGAAGGCGGCGAGTTCGTGCTGACCGAACAGCGGCCGCGCCAGCAGTCCCGCGTGGAAGTCGTCGACCTGCGCCAGGGCGACGCGGTGGTGTTCGCCGTCAACGAACGCCCCATGCCAGGCGCGCGCGGCGACTACCGCGTGAAGCTTCGCCACGGCGTCAGCCGGCTGCGGGCGGGACGGCGGCATACGCTGGGCATCATTTTCCACGACGCCGCCTGA
- a CDS encoding LysR family transcriptional regulator produces MELRHLRYFQALAREGSFTRAAAALHIAQPPLSRQIRQLEEELGVCLVERGARGLKLTEAGRFFYEQSLQLNARLEEIVVGTRRLGAHAVRWFGIGFVPSTLSGFVPELIRHLRQADARVDVGLSEMTTLPQIEALKSGRIDLGIGRIPFDDPAIERRVLMDEPLVAVLPPAHPLAARKRLTVAELAAQPFVLYPARPRPNYGDHVMGLFRAAGRQPVVVQEANELQTALGLVSAGLGVTVVPASVQRSLRADLRSLPIAAGTVAFTSPVILSWRRGDASPFLAQAIAAAERLARGGMAP; encoded by the coding sequence ATGGAGCTCAGGCACCTGCGCTATTTCCAGGCGCTGGCGCGCGAGGGCAGTTTCACGCGGGCCGCCGCCGCCCTGCACATCGCCCAGCCGCCGCTGTCGCGCCAGATCCGCCAACTGGAAGAGGAGCTGGGCGTGTGCCTGGTCGAGCGTGGCGCGCGCGGGCTGAAGCTGACCGAGGCGGGGCGTTTCTTCTACGAGCAATCGCTGCAACTGAACGCGCGGTTGGAGGAAATCGTCGTCGGCACGCGGCGCCTGGGCGCGCACGCCGTGCGTTGGTTCGGCATCGGTTTCGTGCCGTCCACGCTGTCCGGCTTCGTGCCAGAACTGATACGCCATCTGCGCCAGGCCGACGCGCGGGTCGACGTGGGCCTGAGCGAAATGACCACGCTGCCGCAGATCGAGGCCTTGAAGAGCGGCCGCATCGACCTGGGCATCGGCCGCATTCCCTTCGACGACCCGGCCATCGAGCGCCGCGTCTTGATGGACGAGCCGCTGGTGGCCGTGCTGCCGCCCGCGCATCCCCTGGCCGCGCGCAAGCGGCTGACGGTGGCCGAGCTGGCGGCCCAGCCTTTCGTGCTCTATCCCGCGCGGCCGCGGCCCAACTACGGCGATCACGTGATGGGCCTGTTCCGCGCCGCCGGCCGCCAGCCCGTGGTCGTGCAGGAAGCCAACGAGCTGCAAACGGCGCTGGGCCTGGTTTCCGCCGGCCTGGGCGTGACGGTCGTGCCGGCCAGCGTGCAGCGTTCGCTGCGCGCGGACCTGCGCAGCCTTCCCATCGCCGCGGGGACGGTGGCTTTCACCTCGCCGGTGATCCTGAGCTGGCGGCGCGGCGACGCCTCGCCCTTCCTGGCCCAGGCCATCGCCGCGGCGGAACGTCTGGCGCGCGGCGGCATGGCGCCGTGA
- a CDS encoding muconate/chloromuconate family cycloisomerase, with product MSTPHIASIETLLVDLPTIRAHQLAMTVMQKQTLVIVRLRASDGIEGLGEATTIGGLAYGEESPEGMKLAIDAYLAPALVGQDAGNVNAAMRRLDKVARGNRCAKSALETALLDAQGKRLGVPVSALLGGAVRDALPVLWTLASGDTARDIDEAESLLAAGRHDTFKLKVGRRAIADDVRHVARIKTALGERARVTVDVNQAWNEADAAGAIARLEAAGVDLIEQPIARENRAGMARLAARFVVPIMADEAVATPEDALELARLGAADVLALKIAKSGGLHGVMRCAAVGDAAGMALYGGTMLEGSIGSVASAHGFRALPTMAWGTELFGPLLLKDDIVANPPRYENFSMHVPAGPGLGLTLDEDKLAFYRRKE from the coding sequence ATGTCCACTCCCCACATCGCGTCGATCGAGACCCTCCTGGTCGATCTGCCCACCATCCGCGCCCATCAACTGGCCATGACCGTCATGCAGAAGCAGACCCTGGTCATCGTGCGCCTGCGCGCCAGCGACGGCATCGAAGGCCTGGGCGAGGCCACGACCATCGGCGGCCTGGCCTACGGCGAGGAAAGCCCGGAAGGCATGAAGCTGGCCATCGACGCCTATCTGGCCCCGGCCCTGGTCGGCCAGGACGCCGGCAACGTCAACGCCGCCATGCGCCGCCTGGACAAGGTCGCGCGCGGCAACCGCTGCGCCAAGTCCGCGCTGGAGACCGCCCTGCTCGACGCCCAGGGCAAGCGCCTGGGCGTGCCGGTGTCGGCCCTGCTGGGCGGCGCGGTGCGCGACGCCCTGCCGGTGCTGTGGACGCTGGCCAGCGGCGATACGGCGCGCGATATCGACGAGGCGGAATCGCTGCTGGCCGCCGGCCGGCACGACACCTTCAAGCTGAAAGTGGGCCGCCGCGCCATCGCCGACGACGTGCGCCACGTCGCGCGCATCAAGACCGCGCTGGGCGAGCGCGCGCGCGTCACGGTGGACGTGAACCAGGCCTGGAACGAAGCCGACGCGGCCGGCGCCATCGCGCGCCTGGAAGCGGCCGGCGTGGACCTGATCGAACAGCCCATCGCCCGCGAGAACCGCGCCGGCATGGCGCGCCTGGCCGCGCGCTTCGTCGTCCCCATCATGGCCGACGAAGCCGTCGCCACGCCCGAGGACGCGCTGGAGCTGGCCCGCCTGGGCGCGGCCGACGTGCTGGCCCTGAAGATCGCCAAGTCGGGCGGCCTGCACGGCGTCATGCGCTGCGCCGCCGTCGGCGACGCGGCCGGCATGGCCCTGTACGGCGGCACCATGCTGGAAGGCTCCATCGGATCGGTGGCCTCCGCGCATGGCTTTCGCGCGCTGCCCACCATGGCCTGGGGCACCGAGCTCTTCGGGCCCCTGCTGCTGAAGGACGACATCGTCGCCAACCCGCCGCGCTATGAGAATTTCTCGATGCACGTGCCGGCGGGACCGGGCCTGGGACTGACGCTGGACGAGGACAAGCTGGCGTTCTACCGCAGAAAGGAATAA
- a CDS encoding tripartite tricarboxylate transporter substrate binding protein, with the protein MRITRVLARAMLAAGFLLGAAGAHAAGYPERPVKWVVPFPPGGAMDAIARTLAESMGRKLGTSFIVENRPGAGGNIGASTVARSAPDGYTIMIAANGMAVNPALYHDMNYDPQKDFAPISLLAIVPNVLVTNPQRNDVHSVAEVIAQAKAKPGRYTYASAGVGTSIHLAGELFASMAHVDMLHVPYKGSGPAMADLLGGQVDYMFDSITSAKPHIMAGKLRALAVTTSKRSAALPDVPTVAEAGLPGYELLPWFGAFAPAGTPPEIVQKLNASMREAMADPKVKDTLDSIGAEPVGSSPEELRAHLAKETAQWAVLVKERGIKIQ; encoded by the coding sequence ATGCGTATTACCCGAGTCCTCGCGCGCGCCATGCTGGCCGCCGGCTTCCTCCTGGGCGCGGCCGGCGCCCACGCCGCGGGCTATCCCGAACGCCCGGTCAAGTGGGTGGTCCCCTTCCCGCCGGGCGGCGCCATGGACGCCATCGCGCGCACCCTGGCCGAGTCCATGGGCCGCAAGCTGGGCACCTCGTTCATCGTCGAAAACCGCCCCGGCGCGGGCGGCAACATCGGCGCGTCGACGGTGGCGCGCTCGGCGCCCGACGGCTACACCATCATGATCGCGGCCAACGGCATGGCGGTGAATCCGGCGCTGTACCACGACATGAACTACGACCCGCAGAAGGACTTCGCGCCGATTTCCCTGCTGGCCATCGTGCCCAACGTGCTGGTGACCAATCCGCAGCGCAACGACGTGCACAGCGTGGCCGAGGTCATCGCGCAAGCCAAGGCCAAGCCGGGCCGCTACACCTACGCCTCGGCCGGCGTGGGCACCTCCATCCACCTGGCGGGCGAACTGTTCGCCTCGATGGCGCACGTCGACATGCTGCACGTCCCCTACAAGGGCAGCGGCCCCGCCATGGCCGATCTGCTGGGCGGCCAGGTCGACTATATGTTCGACAGCATCACCTCGGCCAAGCCGCACATCATGGCCGGCAAGCTGCGTGCGCTGGCGGTCACCACGTCCAAGCGCTCCGCGGCGCTGCCCGACGTGCCGACGGTGGCCGAGGCCGGCCTGCCCGGCTACGAGTTGCTGCCGTGGTTCGGCGCCTTCGCGCCTGCGGGCACGCCGCCGGAAATCGTGCAGAAGCTCAATGCGTCGATGCGCGAGGCGATGGCCGATCCCAAGGTCAAGGACACGCTGGACTCCATCGGCGCCGAGCCGGTCGGCAGCAGCCCGGAAGAACTGCGCGCGCACCTGGCCAAGGAAACCGCGCAATGGGCCGTGCTGGTGAAGGAACGGGGCATCAAGATCCAGTAG
- a CDS encoding LysR family transcriptional regulator → MNRTQITQLMVFAGVAELGSFRRAAERFGIAPSAVSHAVSTLEQSLGVRLLARTTRSTRPTEEGARLLARVAGPFADIAAGLCEAAEEGHAPSGPLRVTMALAVVEDLIVRRLPEFCARYPGIELDIRADDSFEDIVKSGCDAGVRLGESLEADMIAVRASGPRRSLIVGTPAYFARHPAPREPADLAGHNCIRRRFSSGRVYRWELQKDGKALNVEVQGNLILPQQALMRQAALDGLGLAFLFEQLIADDLKAGRLVAVMQDWCPSFDGFYIYYPSRRQMRPALRAFIEFFQADVPPYRAAGPTGS, encoded by the coding sequence ATGAACCGGACGCAGATCACCCAGCTCATGGTGTTCGCCGGCGTGGCGGAACTGGGCAGCTTCCGCCGCGCGGCCGAACGCTTCGGCATCGCGCCGTCGGCCGTGAGCCATGCCGTCTCGACGCTGGAGCAAAGCCTGGGCGTGCGCCTGCTGGCGCGCACGACCCGTTCGACGCGGCCCACCGAGGAAGGCGCCCGCCTGCTGGCCCGGGTCGCCGGGCCTTTCGCCGATATCGCCGCGGGGCTGTGCGAGGCGGCGGAGGAGGGCCACGCGCCGTCCGGCCCCTTGCGCGTCACCATGGCGCTGGCGGTGGTGGAAGACCTGATCGTACGGCGCCTGCCGGAATTCTGCGCCCGTTATCCCGGGATCGAACTCGACATCCGCGCGGACGACAGTTTCGAGGACATCGTCAAGAGCGGCTGCGACGCGGGCGTGCGGCTGGGCGAGAGCCTGGAGGCCGACATGATCGCGGTGCGCGCCAGCGGTCCCCGGCGCAGCCTCATCGTCGGCACGCCGGCGTATTTCGCCAGGCATCCGGCGCCGCGCGAGCCCGCCGACCTGGCCGGCCACAACTGCATCCGGCGGCGTTTCAGCAGCGGCCGGGTCTATCGCTGGGAATTGCAGAAGGACGGCAAGGCCCTCAACGTGGAGGTGCAAGGCAACCTTATCTTGCCGCAGCAGGCCCTGATGCGGCAGGCCGCGCTGGACGGCCTGGGGCTGGCTTTCCTGTTCGAGCAGCTCATCGCCGACGACTTGAAGGCGGGGCGCCTGGTCGCCGTGATGCAGGATTGGTGCCCGTCGTTCGACGGCTTCTACATCTACTATCCTTCGCGCAGGCAGATGCGTCCGGCGCTGCGCGCCTTCATCGAGTTCTTCCAGGCCGACGTCCCGCCTTACCGCGCCGCCGGTCCTACTGGATCTTGA